A single genomic interval of Camelina sativa cultivar DH55 chromosome 11, Cs, whole genome shotgun sequence harbors:
- the LOC104722603 gene encoding cellulose synthase-like protein G3 has product MERHRENTVSGTTLHTCHPCRRTVPYRIYAVIHTCGIVALMYHHVHSLLTANTPLIITCLLLLSDIVLTFMWATSTSLRFNPVHRTEYPENYAAKPEDFPKLDVFICTADPYKEPPIMVVNTALSVMAYEYPSDKISVYVSDDGGSSLTLFALMEAAEFSKHWLPFCKNNNVQDRSPEVYFSSKSHSWSDEAEKLKLMYEDMKSRVEHVVESGKVETAFITADQFRGVFDLWTEKFTRHDHPTVILVLQNSETDMDDTKTYIMPNLIYVSREKSKVSPHHFKAGALNTLLRVSGVMTNSPIILTLDCDMYSNNPVAPTRALCYLTDPEIKTGLGFVQFPQKFQGVSKNDIYACVYKRLFDINSIGFDGLMGPNHVGTGCFFNRRVFYGGPSNLILPEIDELKPDRIANKPIEAQDVLALAHNVAGCDYEHNTNWGSKIGFRYGSLVEDYYTGYRLHCEGWRSVFCSPKRAAFCGDVPKSLIDVVSQQKRWAIGLLEVVFSRYCPIIYGVKSLGLLMGVGYCQYAFWAFWSLPVIVYGFLPQLALLYGVSVFPKSSDPWFWLYIFLFLGAYAHDLLDFVLEGGTYGGWSNDQRMWSIRGFSSFLFGFIEFTLKTLNLSTNGFNLTSKTNDDEEQSKRYEQEIFDFGPSPMFLPMTTAAIVNLLALVWGLYGLLAWGQGLVLELMLASFAVVNCLPIYEAMMLRKDEGKLPKRICSLAGILTFVLIVLGFFFLK; this is encoded by the exons ATGGAACGTCATAGAGAAAACACGGTCAGCGGCACAACTCTCCACACGTGTCATCCTTGCCGGCGCACCGTTCCATACAGAATCTACGCCGTAATTCATACGTGTGGCATCGTAGCCCTCATGTACCATCATGTACACTCACTTCTCACAGCAAACACACCTCTAATAATAAcatgtcttcttctcctctccgaTATCGTTCTCACCTTCATGTGGGCAACTTCAACGTCCCTCCGGTTCAACCCGGTTCACCGGACCGAGTACCCTGAGAACTATGCAGCTAAACCGGAGGATTTTCCAAAGCTGGACGTGTTTATATGCACGGCTGATCCGTACAAGGAGCCTCCCATTATGGTGGTCAACACAGCCTTATCGGTGATGGCCTACGAGTATCCGTCCGATAAGATCTCAGTATACGTATCGGACGATGGAGGATCTTCGTTAACTTTGTTTGCTCTTATGGAGGCTGCTGAGTTCTCTAAGCATTGGCTGCCCTTTTGCAAGAATAACAATGTTCAAGATCGGTCCCCTGAAGTTTATTTCTCATCAAAGTCACATTCGTGGAGTGATGAAGCTGAGAAACTTAAG TTGATGTACGAAGATATGAAGAGTAGAGTAGAACATGTGGTAGAGAGTGGAAAAGTTGAAACAGCGTTTATCACAGCCGATCAGTTTCGTGGAGTATTCGATTTGTGGACCGAAAAATTCACTCGTCATGACCATCCCACTGTTATTCTG GTGCTACAAAATAGCGAGACTGATATGGATGATACCAAAACATACATAATGCCAAACCTAATTTATGTTTCAAGAGAGAAGAGTAAGGTTTCACCACATCATTTCAAAGCCGGTGCTCTTAATACCTTG CTACGAGTGTCTGGAGTGATGACGAATTCACCGATCATTCTAACACTAGACTGTGATATGTACTCGAACAATCCTGTAGCACCAACTCGTGCCTTGTGCTACTTAACTGATCCTGAAATCAAAACCGGTTTAGGGTTTGTGCAGTTTCCTCAAAAATTTCAAGGAGTAAGCAAGAATGATATCTACGCATGCGTGTATAAGCGTCTTTTTGATATCAATTCGATTGGGTTTGATGGTCTAATGGGTCCGAATCATGTGGGAACTGGCTGTTTCTTCAACCGACGTGTTTTTTATGGGGGTCCATCTAATCTGATTTTGCCTGAGATAGATGAACTTAAGCCCGATCGTATTGCGAATAAGCCCATCGAGGCTCAAGATGTTTTGGCATTGGCACACAATGTAGCCGGATGTGACTACGAGCACAACACCAATTGGGGCTCCAAA ATTGGATTTAGATATGGGTCTTTAGTAGAAGACTACTACACAGGGTACAGACTCCACTGTGAAGGATGGAGATCAGTTTTTTGCAGTCCCAAAAGAGCAGCATTTTGTGGAGATGTCCCAAAAAGTCTAATTGATGTAGTGAGCCAACAAAAAAGATGGGCAATTGGGCTTCTTGAAGTTGTCTTCTCAAGGTATTGCCCCATTATCTATGGTGTCAAATCATTGGGTCTATTAATGGGAGTAGGCTATTGTCAATATGCATTTTGGGCATTTTGGTCGCTTCCTGTTATCGTCTATGGATTCTTGCCCCAACTTGCCCTCCTATATGGAGTTAGCGTTTTCCCCAAGTCATCAGATCCATGGTTTTGGCTTTACATCTTCTTGTTCCTCGGTGCATATGCGCACGATCTACTAGACTTTGTATTAGAAGGAGGAACTTATGGTGGATGGTCGAACGATCAAAGAATGTGGTCGATAAGAGGATTCTCTTCGTTCTTATTTGGCTTCATAGAGTTCActcttaaaaccctaaacctctcCACGAATGGATTTAACCTCACAAGCAAAACCAACGATGATGAAGAACAGAGTAAGAGGTATGAGCAAGAGATCTTTGATTTTGGCCCTTCGCCCATGTTCTTGCCCATGACTACGGCCGCGATCGTGAATCTCCTTGCTCTGGTCTGGGGCCTTTATGGTCTTCTCGCTTGGGGACAAGGGCTCGTACTTGAATTGATGCTGGCGAGCTTCGCAGTGGTGAATTGCTTACCAATCTATGAGGCTATGATGTTGAGGAAAGATGAAGGAAAATTACCAAAAAGGATTTGTTCCTTAGCTGGGATTCTCACATTTGTTCTTATTGTAttaggtttcttcttcctcaagtaG
- the LOC104722604 gene encoding uncharacterized protein LOC104722604 yields MERHDLDSLISKKQRIDSTITEDIPNLKSEASSKVGESICMTNKFSDSIVYRLYFKGLVSDKTTMDNEKMIFAGIGVAICDDVDNLLFEMKESVDATKILCQVEILGAICGINHSIQLGIKNVVIYCDHPRIYQLINGRGNPSTQMMEDLVGEFIHYKEKLASSEIVLVAPNDIKFAYRLARDVIASQISSNACGVKWKIFQRECPSGCVDSYYDDYDVDEEDDDDDDDEDEDEDEDDDDDDDDGGESGDGDVGF; encoded by the exons ATGGAAAGACATGATTTAGATTCTTTGATTTCCAAAAAACAAAGGATAGATTCTACGATAACCGAAGATATCCCAAACCTTAAAAGCGAGGCTAGTTCTAAGGTCGGTGAATCTATCTGTATGACAAACAAATTTTCTGATAGTATAGTTTACAGATTGTACTTCAAAGGTTTGGTGAGTGACAAAACGACGATGGATAATGAAAAGATGATATTTGCTGGTATTGGAGTTGCGATTTGCGATGATGTGGataatttgttatttgaaatgaaagaatCTGTGGACGCCACCAAGATTCTCTGTCAAGTAGAGATTCTAGGAGCGATTTGTGGCATAAATCACTCAATTCAATTGGGCATAAAAAATGTGGTGATTTATTGTGATCACCCTCGAATTTACCAATTG ATAAATGGTAGAGGGAATCCTTCTACGCAAATGATGGAGGATCTCGTGGGAGAATTCATACACTATAAAGAGAAACTGGCTTCAAGTGAGATTGTCTTGGTTGCACCAAATGATATTAAGTTTGCTTATAGACTTGCAAGAGATGTGATAGCTTCTCAAATCAGCAGCAACGCTTGTGGGGTCAAATGGAAGATTTTCCAACGAGAATGCCCTTCTGGTTGCGTAGACAGTTACTATGATGACTAtgatgttgatgaagaagatgatgatgatgatgatgatgaagatgaagatgaagatgaagatgacgacgacgacgacgacgacggtgGTGAATCTGGTGACGGTGATGTTGGCTTCTAA